AAACGGGATAATTGGTATATGGGGGATGGGAGGAATCGGCAAAACTAATCTGGTGAGAAATTTGAACAATAAGCTGCTCGAAAATAATTCAAATCTGCGTTTTAGCTGTGTAATATGGGTTACAGTGTCCAAAAATTTGGACATAAAAAAGCTCCAGATGGGAATAGCTTCCAGACTGCGTTTGAATCTGGAAGAAAGATCGGGAGCGGATAGAATAGCTATTCAACTTCATCAAAGACTACTAAAGGAGGAAagttttcttcttattctcgatgatgtttggaaaaaagTTGATTTGGACATTTTGGGTGTCCCACGGCCTGAAGTTCATAGCGGTAGTAAGATCATATTGACATCTAGATCTTTAGATGTATGTAGGGACATGCTGACTGATTTTAACGTTGAATTGAGCGTTTTGAGGGATGAAGACGCTTGGAAACTATTTAGTCGATATGCGACGGATGTGGTTAGTTTAGAACATATCACACCTCTTGCTGAGGCAATTTGTAGCGAGTGTAAGGGATTGCCTTTGGCCATCATCACCGTGGGAGCTGCAATGAGAGGAAAGACGAATCCTGAGGTATGGAAGCATGCTTTGAATCAATTGCGAAGATCGGTGCCTTGTGCAGCAGGCGTTGAGGAGGCGCTCTATAAGCCTTTGAAGTGGAGTTACGACTCATTAGAAGGTAAAGACTTGAAAGCTTGTTTCCTTTACTGCTCTTTGTTTCCAGAGGACTTCTCAATTAAAATAGATGAACTAGTATGGTACTGGCTGGCGGAAGGTTTGATTAATGATGGAGAAAAGTACGAGGATTTCTACAGCAGAGTAATTAGTTTGATTGAAAATCTGAAGGACGCCTGTTtgttggaagatggttcctatgaGGGCACAGTGAAGATGCATGACGTTGTTCGTGATGTTAGCATATGGATGGCATCAAGTACCTGCAGCGAGGATGGAAGTAAATCCCTTGTTCGTTCAGGGAATGGGTTGAAAGAGATTTCAGCTGCTGAGCTATCAAATTCTCTCAAAAGAGTTTCTTTCATGTATAACGATTTAGAAAGACTGCCTGATGAGTCTGTGATACAATGTTCAGAGGCATCAACTTTGCTACTACAAAATAATCGTCGCCTTGACTTAATTCCTGAAAGATTTTTGGAAGGATTTAAAGCACTGAGAGTCTTGAATATCAGTTGGACCAGCATCAAGTCATTGCCCGTTTCTCTACTTCAACTGGATGATCTCCGTGCTCTTCTTTTGAATAATTGCGAGGATCTCGAAGAATTGCCCCCGCTGGAAAGGCTCAGTAGACTTCAAGTGCTTGATCTCTCTTGTACTGGTATCAGAGAATTGCCAAGAGGGTTGGAGCAACTCAGCAACTTAAGGCATCTAATCTTAAGGAGGACTGACGAATTGAAAGCGGTTAAAGGTGGAGTCATATCCAAGTTGTCTAGGTTAGAAGTTCTGGACATGTCAGACAGTAACAACAATTGGAAAGTGAAGGGAGGGGTAAATGAGGAAGAAGCATGTATTGAAGAGCTCCAATGCCTTGAGCGGTTACAAATCTTAGACATCAGGTTGGAATGGGTCCCCTCTCACAGTTGCCAAGATACAATTATTTCCTTGACAAATAGATTAAAAGGATTCCAAATTACCATCGTACGGCCGGACCATCCTTTTAATTATCCAGGTATTttctaagttattttaattttaaatatcattcaaataaaattgatttgaaatttgaaatttgaaatttttattttttatctaatttttataattttttataatattaaaataaacattatatgaaaaaattatattcaaataatttttttaaattttgtaatattttaattcGATATTTTCTTACTACTCTTTcacaattcaataaaatatattaattcaaaacttttcattattatttacaagttATTTTCTGCAGGAAGACTATATGCACGTCCAGATACCCAAAGTTGCGTGACAATGGATGGAATTGATCTCTCGGGAGGACAGATCGGGTGGTGGTTGAGTATTGCAAGTCAACTACGCATAATTAGTTGTCGGGGACTGAATGAGATGCTACAAGACTTGGTCATTAACAGTGTTGGCAGCTTTACATGTTTAAAAATGCTTGAGATTCGGGATAGCAGTTTTCAGACCGGAGGATGTGCAGCACAATATGACCTACTACCGAATTTGGAGGATCTTATTCTGATACATATGAGCGTTGAAAGCATTTCAGAATTAGTCAACCATCTCGGGCTGAGATTTCAGAGACTGAAATCTATATTTTTGATTGGCTGTAGTGAGATGAAATATCTTCTCTGCCTTGGGAACTCTATTCGCACAATGCCAAACCTAGAAGTAATCCAGGTAAACAGTTGTTACAATTTAGAAGAGCTCTTCAATTATCTTCCATTATATGAGATCAATATGGCTCCAGATCCTATTACCCCAAAGCTACAGAATTTGATATTGAGGGACCTTCCCAAATTAAGGAATCTTTGTGGGGACGAAAAGACCTGGCCGGGTAATAAAGTGAAGGTTCACGTGATCAAGTGCGATCTTCTGAGCACTTAGCAATAATTAATAAGATGGAAACTAGTTGGAGGGAAACACATTGGAGCCGAATGCATGCAGGCGaaactaaataatattttacgtGTTTTTGTTGAAGTGATGTGTGCAATATATGTATACTTTTCTGGAAGTTTATATTACGTGTGCCATTtgatgtatttgaatgtatttTGTGAGTgccatttgatttgatttgatttgagtgccatttgatttgatgtaaaacaatacaactcttttacaactatttatttttaatttagtgtTATATTTATCTCGTTGCCCCAACTTGGAGATGGAGGCCCACTCTACTGAATAGATATTCGGATAGgtaatataagatgaaataaaagttaataattaaataaaatattattaaaatattatataaccAAACCAGACATCAGTCATCACTTTCAAGACCAATAGGCCGCTAGCTAGTCATTTCGATATATCAACCATCATCTAGCACTCACTTCCAATGGGCCGGAAAAGTTTGATCCACCTTCCATCTTTTCGATCCGGCATCTAGCATACCATGCATTAATGTTTTCTTGAGCTTGGTCCAATATCTCTAAAATTAACCCACTGTTCTGCATGCCATCTCGGCCACAGATCACATGCTTTGCTTGCACGCAGAACATCTCCGACATCAAACCAATCCTCATGATCCAATTCcctctttaactttttttttcttccttaataCCGACCTTTGTTTTCTCAATCAATCTTATTCTGCATGCACCTGTCAAAGCCTATGATAAAGCATATAATTTGTTGAAGGTTGCTGTTCAAACATAGCTGCTGAATGTCGCGGTCAGATACTGCCTTCCTGCAGCTAGCTCTCCCACCTTACAACGTATCTAAAATAAACTACGAGTCGTGTTCTTCCCTTAAAAGGATTTGGACCAATTAAGGAACGTGAAAACTTTAAGTTGCTTAGAGAAATAGTAAAGGACTGGAACATTGAATTAGTAATTTGGCGGTTTCAGGACGTAAAGTATCAATATGTTAGAAATATATAAGATTGTCGACTACGTATAGAGAGTACTGAAGGCAACAAACAATattatctaacattactcaaaatgAGATATAATTAGTACTTGattgataaattaataattatttcaagctCAATCTTACAAATAATGATATCAAGCAAGCTAGCTTAAATAAACATCTAACAACCAAGATCAGTCTGATGTCTTGACGACATATGACCATGTTctccaaatgaaaaatttggGCTCAAAACCCCccctgtataaaaaaaaaaaaagtctgtcATAAACTAACCCAACAAGGGAATTGAGTAGAGAAAATTCTGCATATTACACCATGAAAAATTGATTTACTGATCATCATCCCACAACCAcacatcttttaatttcttttaattttttcataataagtATGTGATGTATGGAAGATGAGTAGAACAACTCAAATAGTTTAccgtaaataaaattaaaaaaataaaaatatatatggtgtgtggtgtgagatgataagtagcataACCAGCCTATCATTATATTCTATTTGGATGAGATGACATACATTGCTTATCccacttttgattttttttttaaaaaaataaatgatccaaatatttgataaaaaagtaccgcatttataaaattttgataaaagcaAGATGGTAGTCAtgtatagtattattttttttacagcaACTTGGTTTTTGAGTGATCTCTTGAATAAATGTAATTTTCACGATGTCCAAATACGATATTATATAGGTCTTACGACTATTTGGTTTCTCCATACTCAACCTAGTTGGGTATGGAGTTTTATGTTTGGTTACTGTGAACTCTGTTGGGAACAGAGTTGTGCTATCTCTTAGACTTCGGTCTTTAGAGATAAGccgtctggactagaccatgtcagtcacaatAGTGTACTGAGATTCTATTAACGTTTgtaattgacttgttgtttGAAGTCAAAATTGTATGTCCTCTTCAATGAATGGAATGAGAtcctttttatcaaaaaaaaaaaaatagattttttgaataattataacTACCGATGGAGGAGTCCAAAGATGTTATTACCATATTGAGCTATTGATAATATTgcatatacattaaaaaaaaattagagtattgtcctgtttttgaagaaaatagaaaaataataaaacaatatccATGCATATGATCAtttgcctttaatttttttaaaaaaaaaaaaaattaatatcgtGGTCAATTTgttttgctattttttatgttttgacggaaagaaaattgaaaatataaccTTTTCCTACATTATAATTCATATCAGAAATAAAGAACTCTGGAGTACTCTATCCAAAACACTGACAGGTAATGTAATTTCCTTTTGAATTAAAACGGTACCTGATGATGActatatatcaaattaattgtaatattaaCAAAAAGGCCTAAAAGATAAGAAACCTCACCTTATCCATACATGCTTGTAATTGACATGTTAAAAGCAAATACGCgtgtatcttttaattattttctttgacgTGTTGCCTTCCAATTGCATGTTTTTAATTCCCAAAGGCATGCAATTTCTAGGTAGGTAGCTAGCTATAAGCTTAAATTCCGACTATTATATAGAGCAAGGGGCTGCTCTCTTTCATTCAAACTTATAGATTTATACTTGATGAccagtaaataaaaaatgacgGAAACTGACTAGAGACTTAAATTCCGTGTTGAAAATATATCTCAATAAATTAAAGGGagttattattctaattaaattcatcaatttgacctaaattatatatggactgaacaaaattttcaaagattATAATATATTCTCTTGAAAAAAAACACTTGCCGAGAAAATTCATCTATATAGTATGAGAAATGGTCAATtgataaaagcaaaaaataaagatacacttctttcACAATTATTATTCAAACTGATCATATCATTATTTTGAGTTAATAATGGTATCTAAACATTTCAATATTACACGATAATATCATTAGGGTGGCATTTAGGCGGAAGAGTTCATTTAAGTTTAGATTTAGATTTGGATTATAATTTGTATCTAAAATAAAccataataaaaaatctaaaatcttgGAAAGCTTAAAAGCCTATTTGGGTTTGATACAAATCCaaattttaatatgattaatgCTATATGCAGTTCTAGAGTATACAAGCCACAcacactttttttaagaaaaaagtgagatcaactatatttaaaaaagtaaatttttttaatgctgATTTGATCAGAtttacccacttttttttttttaaagggaataCGCGGGAGTTACACATGCAACcttatattgtaaatataatttttcttttaatatatgatCATCCAAATAAGACATTTGTATTTCAAATCTCCAAATCCAAAAATCTTCATCCCGGCCGGGTTCATTCATCCAAACAAACCTGCATAGGCGAGGTGTATaatatttgtgtaaaaattcATGTGCAATTTACTAAGTCAGCTGCGACCAGTTCATGAGTGGTTAAATGCATTATAAGCTGCTCAGTGGCCTGACGTTTCACGTTTGCAGTCAAAACTTGTTCAATGGTATATATGATGCAGTGCACGCTTGAGAGTGGCAATCCTTTAGTTTTCTCTTGCATTTATTACCACTCGATATCATCATTCCTAGCATTTTAACCAAATCTATGACTACGAGCATGcaataatattcatataaagGCTAGCTTcgatattatattaatatgcaTTGAATGCTGGCCTGGCCATTTTTTCAAAGTTATAAATACAAATAGTACATGAATAGAAATCAAGCCCACTTGTTGAAAATTTTACATGCATTTAACTTTCCCAGATCCAACTTGCGCTTGCAGGGACACATTCTCACCCGGCCCcttaacataaatattatatgaatgCATGTGTCTTCTGCGCTCTTACTGGCGTAGGGTCCATTCATTGCACACATGATGCCCTTTTTGGTGTCCGACTCACTCAATATAGCCGGCTCTGCATGATGTGGCGTCGACTAAGCTCTATGGCTTTGAATTTTTATAACCTATACGAGTCAGCATAATGGGAGTCAAAGAGACAGCCAAAGGGGTCGGCTTTTGAAACTTCTTTTggcaaaaaaaagagaaaagaaaaaggaggaagaagaagaagagtagGTAagtgtatttaattaatatattttgttttcgaTATTTCGTCCTTTAGTGGTTAAGTTTTTAAGTCTTCATTAACGCGTTTGATGAGATATTAGAGGTTAGACTATTaatgtgaaaaaggaaaaaataacaaaacaaagacTTGAAAGTCTCTGTTAATTCTTTCACCTTAATTAGATGTAATATCCCACTTTAGCCCTATTAATTTGTGTCTCACTTGacatgatattaaaaaatttagataaaaactCAGAGGTAGGAGATCTAATTGCAGCTGTCGTTTGCTAGAACAGTCCCAAAGTTACCACTTTACGTGAATATCCCACCTTCCTCTCATGTCACCCCCAACTTGGAGATGATTCAGGTCCATGCAGCCAACAAGCTAGAGAGCCCCACTGATCCTGTTTTCTCAGGCATCATCTTCAAGAACGATTGGCCACCATCTTGCACCTAATACGATCAATGGTCTTATCTTACATTTAACACCATACCAGAAAAAGTACTACGTAAATTACCTATTAACTGAAGTTATACgtatatgttttcttaatatataatgcaatatatatacacatgatgtCACACTAATGACGATGATCATGAAATTACTCTCATGTACATGATCAATCTTCTgaatatagctagctagctagccctTCACTGTGACTCGGTTTTTAACTTAATATGTGATATTAGATGGGAATAGATCATATGGATTTTAGAAGAtacagatatatataatttcttgcGATCAGAAGACAATGTTGCTAACTTCTTGTCCACTGCTTGACAAATGCATACGTTAGGACTTATAAATAATTGCATTCCTAGTACTGTCCAAGCATATATTGACTTCCTGTGCATGCTTGCTACATTAATTCAGATATTTGAAACCTTCTCATTCGTGTTTCACAAggacatcataaaaaaaaaaaaatctaaatttcagcaAAGTACGAACATTGGTCTAcatctatattagattatatatttactctctatataataataaaatattattaatttaatactttttaaaatttttatttttatcatattatatagttctactaattaaaatattaataataattatattctaattaagtattttattagttaaatttacttaaagttgaattttacAATGATAATGCTCTAAATCGTTTCTGTTCTAAAGAGtaaagtcattttaattttttttattttaaaaaaattgaaacaaaaagaaaggaaaatgagtacaCTGTCAAAACACAAAGGACGTGAAAAAAAGACGTCAATTCATGTGCGTTGCGGGCTATTAAAAGCTTTTTGGTAAACtatgatccttcattaaattctataaggaagctacacgtcaaatggttaAAGGTCTTAAGGACATTTTGGTAAAACAAGattcttcattaaattttacaaggTTCTTCATTAAAGGTTCTAGAGCAGTCAGACAGGATGGTTGGCCGGGTCATACCATTTGactccattttaatttttaacattaaCCCATGAAATTAATCACGCTTATTATATGATCTTTTCTTAAAAGGCAATATTATCTGTATGAATACTTTGAAATTCACTTTATATTTATAGCTATTTCTTTAAGAAATGTTTAATTTATGAGAAagtaaaatttacaaattgatatgacttgttgtcataatttattatattataaaattttagtgtaaagtaaatttaatgtatCTCATCTAACAatattagtttataagttttagcctaatatatttttataaatctttaaCACTTCTCTTGTGTCTTACCATAGAGATgggataaaaatttaaaaaattataaatttcaatCAGTTTCGTTTGGTTATTCagtttagataagataaaattagaagtttttgttaaaaattgaataaaatattattataatataatttttattttgagatttaaaaattttgaattatttattatatcttatttgagcgtttgaaaaaattataatgattatataaaatgaaatagtttaattttatactaatcTATAGAAGCAACAAAAAAAGTAATAGGCACTGAAAATGACATAGCTAAACAAGTGGAAGcaacaaaaatagagaaattgatTGGTGTGGGTATTGTGTG
Above is a genomic segment from Juglans microcarpa x Juglans regia isolate MS1-56 chromosome 1D, Jm3101_v1.0, whole genome shotgun sequence containing:
- the LOC121239694 gene encoding disease resistance protein At4g27190-like → MSGMELVVAPIVSGAVVETGRPLCGSIYSTIKKIVKGPVQQLDLLESHMKSLMVRRDDAEEEMKRATQEGRVIKAQATAWVGEVDELKRKNDQIQEAKSSRCFLSCITKRYRISTKVAEHLKEIERLSEEGRSLAGSRAFNYSEFKAVEQIPGPSIKDQTASVSEDLAKIMALLSEDKNGIIGIWGMGGIGKTNLVRNLNNKLLENNSNLRFSCVIWVTVSKNLDIKKLQMGIASRLRLNLEERSGADRIAIQLHQRLLKEESFLLILDDVWKKVDLDILGVPRPEVHSGSKIILTSRSLDVCRDMLTDFNVELSVLRDEDAWKLFSRYATDVVSLEHITPLAEAICSECKGLPLAIITVGAAMRGKTNPEVWKHALNQLRRSVPCAAGVEEALYKPLKWSYDSLEGKDLKACFLYCSLFPEDFSIKIDELVWYWLAEGLINDGEKYEDFYSRVISLIENLKDACLLEDGSYEGTVKMHDVVRDVSIWMASSTCSEDGSKSLVRSGNGLKEISAAELSNSLKRVSFMYNDLERLPDESVIQCSEASTLLLQNNRRLDLIPERFLEGFKALRVLNISWTSIKSLPVSLLQLDDLRALLLNNCEDLEELPPLERLSRLQVLDLSCTGIRELPRGLEQLSNLRHLILRRTDELKAVKGGVISKLSRLEVLDMSDSNNNWKVKGGVNEEEACIEELQCLERLQILDIRLEWVPSHSCQDTIISLTNRLKGFQITIVRPDHPFNYPGIF